The following are encoded together in the Cicer arietinum cultivar CDC Frontier isolate Library 1 chromosome 2, Cicar.CDCFrontier_v2.0, whole genome shotgun sequence genome:
- the LOC101498674 gene encoding plant cysteine oxidase 2-like, with product MKEDIGGVSLEMEGSLVEKNGERVRHVEKVGYVKRVIVKKKKPYHSNKVKKHVSNKTLQKLFVSCKETFKGPDTIPSTQHVHKLCHILDNMKPEDVGLSKDLQFFKSEYIVKENPRVTYTTIYKCDNFSLCIFFLPSKGVIPLHNHPGMTVFSKLLLGQMHIKSYDWVDPEVSHNLLQQPSQLRMAKLKANKVFTSPCDTSVLYPKTGGNIHEFTAITPCAVLDVIGPPYSKDDGRDCSYYKDHLYTAFPNGEIAELKEENESYAWLEEIEMPENSQMDGIEYLGPPIIESAL from the exons ATGAAGGAAGATATTGGGGGTGTATCTTTAGAAATGGAGGGTAGTTTGGTAGAAAAAAATGGAGAAAGAGTTAGACATGTTGAAAAAGTTGGTTATGTGAAAAGGGTcattgtaaaaaagaaaaaaccttATCATAGCAACAAGGTTAAGAAGCATGTATCTAATAAGACACTTCAAAAGCTATTTGTCTCATGCAAGGAAACATTCAAAGGCCCTGACACTATTCCTTCAACACAACATGTTCACAAACTATGTCACATTCTTG aTAACATGAAGCCAGAAGATGTTGGACTAAGTAAAGATTTGCAGTTCTTCAAATCAGAATACATTGTCAAAGAGAATCCAAGGGTAACATACACAACCATATACAAGTGTGATAATTTCTCA CTATGCATTTTTTTCCTACCTTCAAAAGGAGTTATTCCTCTTCATAACCATCCAGGAATGACTGTTTTCAGTAAGCTTCTATTGGgacaaatgcacattaagtcaTATGATTGGGTTGATCCTGAGGTCTCTCACAATTTGTTGCAACAACCATCTCAAT TGAGAATGGCAAAATTAAAAGCTAACAAGGTATTCACATCACCATGTGACACTTCAGTGTTGTATCCAAAGACTGGAGGAAACATCCATGAATTCACAGCCATAACTCCATGTGCTGTGCTTGATGTCATTGGACCTCCATATTCCAAAGATGATGGAAGAGATTGCTCATACTATAAAGATCACCTTTACACTGCTTTTCCAA ATGGAGAGATTGCTGAgttgaaagaagaaaatgaaagttatgCATGGTTGGAAGAAATTGAGATGCCAGAAAACTCTCAAATGGATGGGATTGAATATCTTGGTCCTCCAATTATAGAGAGTGCCCTATAA
- the LOC101498997 gene encoding protein RRP6-like 2: MNVDHDQPPHTTATAAAKAQQALQTLTAGPLSSSVAKLAASSRCIPSERDFFFYRNFEEFNVPINEIARESQTMLEAIGAAANAAFPADLDDSYDWLVNVNDEVLERFDLSVDEFRRVREEEEKSGRVINDDMMVEDGFELVCGKKKKGGRGKVVAEDLEIPVVGGVKVAMKDKKTVGPKAKVPFHIPTIRRPQDEYSILVNNSNVPFEHVWLQRSDDGERFIHPLEKLSVLDFVDKDPEDVVPQKPPSIESTPFKLVVEVKDLKELAAKLRSVNEFAVDLEHNQYRSFQGLTCLMQISTRTEDFVIDTLKLRIHIGPHLREVFKDPSKRKVMHGADKDVLWLQRDFGIYICNLFDTGQASKVLKLERNSLEYLLHHFCEVTANKEYQNGDWRLRPIPDEMLRYAREDTHYLLYIYDSMRIKLSALPKMPESSDSPLVEVYKRSYDVCMQLYEKELLTENSYLHIYGLQGADLNAQQLAIVSGLCEWRDIVARAEDESTGYILPNKSVLEIAKQMPVTTSKLRRLVKSKHPYVEHNLDTVVTIIRHSIQNAADFEEVAQQLKEGHATTALDTTPVTDQKEDPVLLTQNTKENFQHQDTDIQIKLKPHILTSELPRDSLTITEQARDANVGVFSTLKGNEATVQVLKKPGGAFGALLGNSASKRRLGPDKKGKEEIKLEQIRSSVTLPFHSFSGSSEDSKPVVETPSVASDIQKPVSDPVSTSTLDEIIMLETDTGAEEDIEQNNNRENPNENREKNSSASSDEDEPTSLSELSSNFQKCFQSNNQNNKTRLPKKTEQRRGLLQLQPFDYEEAMKHVKFGEKKKDPSSQNSNGRVEKEDAGGKKKRSTIGEAQPSDLTKQFQQGRRRLAFPTSGNRSATFR; this comes from the exons ATGAACGTCGATCACGATCAACCGCCGCACACCACCGCTACCGCCGCCGCAAAGGCACAACAAGCTTTACAAACCCTAACAGCAGGTCCACTCTCGTCTTCAGTGGCGAAACTCGCCGCTTCTTCACGTTGCATTCCTTCCGAAAGAGACTTCTTCTTCTACCGCAACTTCGAAGAATTCAACGTTCCGATAAACGAGATCGCAAGGGAATCGCAAACGATGTTGGAAGCAATCGGAGCGGCGGCGAACGCGGCTTTTCCGGCTGATTTAGATGATTCGTATGATTGGCTTGTGAATGTAAACGACGAAGTTTTGGAACGGTTTGATTTATCGGTGGATGAGTTTCGTAGGGTTAGGGAAGAGGAAGAGAAGAGTGGACGTGTGATTAATGATGATATGATGGTGGAAGATGGTTTTGAGTTGGTTTGtgggaagaagaagaaaggtGGGAGAGGGAAGGTTGTGGCGGAGGATTTGGAGATTCCGGTGGTTGGTGGTGTTAAGGTGGCGATGAAGGATAAGAAAACGGTTGGGCCGAAGGCGAAGGTTCCGTTTCATATACCGACGATTAGGAGGCCGCAGGATGAGTATAGTATATTGGTTAATAATTCTAATGTGCCCTTTGAGCATGTTTGGTTGCAGAGAAGTGACGATGGAGAGAGGTTTATTCATCCATTG GAAAAGCTTTCTGTTTTGGATTTTGTTGATAAAGATCCTGAGGATGTTGTGCCACAAAAGCCTCCCTCAATAGAAAGCACCCCTTTCAAGCTTGTAGTAGAAGTCAAAGATTTGAAGGAGTTGGCTGCTAAGCTGCGTTCTGTTAATGAATTTGcg GTTGATTTGGAACATAATCAGTATCGATCTTTCCAAGGATTGACTTGCCTGATGCAAATCTCAACAAGGACCGAAGATTTTGTTATCGACACTTTGAAACTTCGCATTCATATTGGGCCTCATCTAAGGGAAGTCTTCAAGGACCCTTCCAAGAGGAAG GTTATGCATGGTGCGGATAAAGATGTTCTGTGGCTTCAACGAGACTTTGgcatttatatttgtaatttgttTGACACTGGTCAG GCTTCAAAGGTGTTAAAATTGGAGAGAAATAGTTTGGAGTATCTTCTGCACCATTTTTGCGAGGTTACTGCAAACAAAGA ATACCAGAATGGGGACTGGAGATTACGCCCTATTCCTGATGAGATGTTAAG ATATGCCAGAGAAGATACACACTATCTGCTGTATATATATGATTCAATGAGGATTAAGTTATCTGCCTTGCCAAAGATGCCTGAAAGTTCCGATTCCCCTCTTGTGGAG GTCTACAAGCGCAGTTATGATGTCTGCATGCAGCTATATGAGAAAGAACTTCTGACAGAAAATTCCTACCTTCATATATATGG GTTGCAAGGGGCTGATCTTAATGCTCAACAGCTTGCCATTGTTTCA GGACTCTGTGAATGGCGGGACATTGTAGCCCGTGCAGAGGATGAGAGTACTGGATATATATTGCCAAATAAATCTGTCCTTGAAATCG CTAAGCAGATGCCTGTCACTACAAGCAAGCTACGGCGACTGGTGAAGTCAAAGCATCCGTATGTTGAACACAATCTTGATACTGTTGTTACTATTATTAGGCATTCAATTCAGAATGCTGCTGATTTTGAAGAAGTTGCACAGCAGTTGAAAGAAGGACATGCCACCACT GCGTTAGACACAACACCTGTTACTGATCAGAAGGAAGATCCCGTACTCCTAACACAGAACACAAAG GAAAATTTTCAACATCAAGATACcgatatacaaataaaattgaagccCCATATTCTCACATCTGAGCTCCCAAGAGACAGTCTCACTATTACAGAGCAGGCTAGGGATGCAAATGTTGGTGTATTCTCTACATTGAAG GGAAATGAAGCAACTGTTCAGGTTCTTAAAAAGCCTGGTGGTGCTTTTGGGGCACTGCTGGGAAACTCAGCTTCAAAGAGGAGGCTTGGTCCTGATAAAAAG GGCAAGGAAGAGATCAAGCTAGAGCAGATTCGATCTTCAGTCACTCTTCCGTTCCATTCATTTTCGGGTAGCAGTGAGGATTCAAAACCTGTAGTAGAAACTCCCAGTGTAGCATCAGACATCCAAAAACCGGTTTCCGATCCAGTTTCCACCTCCACTCTAGATGAGATTATAATGCTTGAGACTGATACAGGTGCAGAGGAGGATATTGAACAGAATAACAATCGAGAAAACCCCAATGAGAACAGGGAGAAAAATTCTAGTGCCTCTTCAGATGAGGATGAGCCAACATCTCTTTCCGAACTGTCATCGAACTTTCAAAAGTGCTTTCAGTCAAACAATCAAAACAACAAAACCAGACTGCCAAAGAAAACCGAACAACGAAGGGGCTTATTACAGCTGCAGCCATTTGATTATGAAGAAGCAATGAAACATGTTAAGTTTGGAGAAAAAAAGAAGGATCCATCCTCCCAGAATAGCAATGGTCGTGTGGAGAAAGAGGATGCGGGTGGCAAGAAGAAGCGGTCAACAATTGGAGAGGCACAGCCAAGTGATTTGACCAAACAGTTTCAACAAGGTAGAAGGCGTTTAGCATTTCCTACTTCTGGGAATCGCAGTGCAACTTTCCGTTGA
- the LOC101499318 gene encoding co-chaperone protein p23-2 — MSRHPEVLWAQRSDKVYLTVALPDAKDVTVKCEPHGLFSFSASRVQHESYSFSLELYGSIEPGGCKTKTSSRNILCSIQKGQRGWWKRLLKSEEKPAPYLKVDWNKWCDEDEESDYELISDDDGRFAGEDDESSDDEGMLYLPDLEKARGK; from the exons ATGAG TCGCCATCCGGAAGTTCTGTGGGCGCAGCGGTCTGACAAGGTTTACCTGACTGTTGCTCTACCTGATGCCAAGGATGTTACTGTGAAGTGTGAGCCTCATGGTTTGTTTAGTTTCTCTGCTTCTAGGGTTCAACATGAATCTTACAGCTTTAGTTTGGAACTTTATGGATCAATTGAACCTGGG GGTTGTAAAACTAAAACTAGCTCAAGAAACATACTATGCTCAATCCAGAAAGGACAAAGAGGTTGGTGGAAAAGGCTACTGAAGTCTGAAGAGAAACCTGCACCATACCTGAAGGTTGATTGGAATAAATGGtgtgatgaagatgaagagtcAGATT ATGAGTTGATATCTGACGACGATGGACGA TTTGCTGGTGAAGATGATGAAAGCAGTGATGATGAAGGAATGTTAT ATCTCCCTGACTTGGAAAAGGCTAGAGGAAAGTAA